CATTGGCCCATCGACGACCGCGAGCTGCCGCGCATCCGCGCCGCCGTCGCGGCGGGCTGACCGGCGCGGGACGCCACCAGGCGCCGCGGCGCGGCCTTGCGATCCTCAGACCGGCCGGTGCTGCGTGCCCGCGCCCATGGTGATGTGCAGGATGCGACAGGACTCCACCACCTTGAGCGTGTGCCACGCGCCGCGCGGCACCACGTAGGCGTCGCCCGCCCGCAGCCGGGCCACCTGCGTGCCGGCGGGGCCCTCCTGGTGCAGCTCGGCCGCGCCGGACATCAGGCGCACGATCTCGTCGGCCTGCGGATGCATCTCCCATTGCGGCCAGTCGCGGGCGCAGGTGTATTCCGACACCAGCCAGCCGCGGCCGTAGCGTTCCAGGTCCTCGTGTGATTGCGACCAGAAGGCGTCGCCGCCCGCGAGCGGGGTGGCGTCGCCGGTGGCGTCCAGGAAGACGTACTGCGATGACAGGTCGGTGGGCATGGCGGTCTCCAGAGCAGGGGCAATAGGCGTTATAACAGCGTCCAGGGCCGCATCGACGGCGCGTCATCGTGGCCAGGAGTCCGCATGCAGATCGAATCCCGTTGGTTGTTCCCGTGCGAGCCACAGCACATCTGGCCGCACTTCCTGCATGCGCGCATGGACGACAGCCGGCCCTTGCTGTTCCGCCTGGGCGTGCCCAAGCCGATCAGCTGCAAGGTGCTCGAAGGCGCGCCGGCCGTGGGCCATACGCGTCAATGCACCACCGATCGCGGCACCATCGACCAGCGCATCCTGATCCTGCAGCCCGACGAGCGCCTGCGCTACCAGATGCAGCGCAGCACGGTCTGGTGCGCCCACTGGGTCGGGACGCTGGTCGATACCTTCGAACTGACGCCGATGCCCGGCCAGGGCACCGAGGTGCGCCGGACCACGCAATTCGAGGCCGCCGGCCGCTGGCGCTGGGCCAAGCGACTCGGCCTGTGGGCGGGGCTGCGCCAGGCCCATGCCTACGCCAGCCGCAATTGGCGCAGGCTGGCGCTGGCCAGCCAGGCGGCGCAGGAAAAGGGCGGCGAAGCGGCTGGAATACTCGAAAAACTGCGATAATCCGGGTCTTTCCAGGGGGCGCCGGCTCGCATCCGGCGTAGGTGTCGGCATGAGCAAGGGATTCGACGGCGTCCGTCCGGCATCCGAATCGTCCATCGAGATCGGTTTCTTCTACCAGGGCCGCCATTGCGTGGAGCGCATCCGCGTCAAGCCGACCGCCGCCAACCTCAAGCGCGCCGCCGAACGGCGCACCGCCATCCTGGCGGCGATCGCGCGCGGCGACTTCGACTACGCCGCCGAATTTCCCAAGCGCACCGCTGCCACCCCATCCGCCAAGGACGAGACATGACCAGCGTTGCCGCATTGCCCGTATACGACCTGACCGCCGATGCCTTCGCGTCCTATGGCTGGATGCTCGGCAAGCCGATCCCGCAGGGCAACGGCGTGCCGCTGTTCAGCAACGCCGCCACCGACTTCTGGCAGGAACACGTCTTCAACACCGGGGCCGGCGGTGACGCGGAGGTACTGTGGGTCAACTACCGCAGCGCCTCGCCCGAGGTCGCCAGCCTGGAAAAGCACCTGCTGACGCAGCAGGCGATCGTGCCGCTGACCGGCGCCATCATCCAGGTAGTGGCCCGCAGCGCGGCCGATGGCAGCCCCGACCTGGCCACGCTGGCGGCGTTTCGCGTCGATCCCGGGCAGGGCGTCTGCATGCGCCCCGGCTGTTGGCACGCCACGCGCGTGGCCGACGCGGAAGTCACCTGCCTGATGCTGACCCGGCGCTCGACCACGCTCGACCTGATCCAGCACCTGACCACCGACGCCTGCGCCAGCGAAAGCGCGATCACGCCGATTGCGCCGCGCCAGCTGCAAGCCCTGCATTTGCCGGACTGATTCACCGAATTCGCATGGCACGCCAGGCGCCATGCGCCTGCGCGGCTTGCGCAACGTCGTCTCGTCATCCGCGCGCGCTATCCCGAGCGTGGTGAAATGTGCCAGAATTTGTGCGACTGTTTTTGTCGCGACGCTGCCGCCATCCGGGCGTTGCCAACCGCTTCCCGTGTTGGAGCATGGAATGCGCATACGCCCCGCTGGCGCTCGATCGACCCGCTATGTTCGCGGCCTGCTTGTCCTGACGTTGTGCACCGGCGCGGCCGGCTGCAGTTTCACCTCGTCCGACGCGGCGACGGGGGCGCAGTACGTCGGCATCGATGGCGTGTCAGCGCCCGAGGCGCGCCGCATCGCCAAGGAAGCCTATGTCTACGGCTATCCCATGGTGGCCAGCTACCAGGCCATGTACGCCGCCAGCATCGACCGGGGCAATCCCCACTACCAGGGGCCGTTCAACACCCTCGGCCGCGCCGAGCCCGCGCCGGACGACGCACCGCAGTTCTCCGCCGTGCTGGACCTGCGCGCCGAGCCCGTCGTCATCAGCGTGCCGCCGATGGAGGCCAGGCGCTACCACGCCTTGCGGCTGACCGACCTGTATAGCTACAACTTTGCCTATATCGGCAGCCGCGCCACGGGCAATGGCGGCGGCAGGTATCTGGTGACGGGGCCGCGCTGGAACGGCGCCGCGCCCAAGGGCATGGCCACGGTGATCCGCGCCGAGACCGAGCTGGTGAGCCTGGCGGGGCGCATCCAGCGCTTCTCGGCCTCGGACCAGGCCAACGTCAAGCGCATCGAGGCCGGCTACCGCATCCAGACGCTCTCGGCCTACCTGAAGAAGGCGCCGCCCACGCCGGCCACGGTGGAGTGGCTGGCGCCCGAATCGCCCGCGCAGATGCGCACCTCGCTCGAGTACTACAACCAGCTGGGCTTCCTGCTGCAGTTCGCGCCGGTGGCGCACAGCGAGAAGACGCTGCGCAAGCGTCTCGACAGCATGCGCATCCGGCCCGACGCGCCGGCGGTCACCGACCGCAGCAATCCGCGCCTGCGCCAGGTCATGCAGGAAGGCATGCACGATGGCCAGAACGAGATCGACAAGCGCCGCCTGGCGCTGGACGGCAAGGCCGATACGCTGTTCGGCGACCGCCGCACGCTTGGCAACGACTATCTGGCGCGCGCCACCGGCGCGCAGGTCGGCCTGGGCACGGACAGCCGCGAGGAATCGATCACGGCGGTGCTGGCCACCGACGCCGCGGGCCAGCCGCTGGATGGCGCCCAGCCGTATACGCTGCGGTTCGCGCCGCGCGCCTTGCCGCCGGTCAATGCGTTCTGGTCGGTGACGCTGCAGCGCCCGGCCGGGGCCACGCAGGCGCCTCACGCGGCCCGGCGCACGCTGGTCGATTCGTCGATGCTGCCCGCGCTCAAGCGCGATCGCGATGGCGGGCTGACGCTGCACATCCAGCCCCAGACGCCCGGCAAGGGCGGCGAGGCCAACTGGCTGCCGGCGCCGGCGGGGCCGTTCACGATCACGCTGCGCTATTACTGGCCCAAGCCGGCCTTGCTGGACGGCAGCTGGCAATCGCCGCAACCGCAGCGCGTCGGGCTGTAGCATCCGCTCGGGCGGCGCCGGGCAAGGCCGTTGTGATCTTGCCGGCGCGCGCCCGCAGGCGGCTTGACGCCGCCGCGCGGCGTCACAGATCCTCGCTGCGCCACACCTTCAGCACGCGCCCGAAAATCTGCAGGTCCATGTCTTCGGTGATGTCCCAGGCATCGTATTTGGTGTTCTCGGACTTGGCGCGGATCAGCAGGCCCTGGGCGCTGGGAATGCGTTGCAGGCGCTTGATGAAGCCCTCGTTGCCGACGCGAAAGAAGAACACGCCGTCGACCTCCGCCTTGACCACGCCCAGGTCCACCAGCAGTGGATCGCCCGGGTTGTACATGGGCCGCATGCTGTCGCCGAAACCGGTCACCACGCACAGGTTGGCGGCCGTGGTGTAGTGGCGCAGGTTCTTGTGCAGCCATTCCTGGCTGACGCGCAGGCTCTGGATCACGCCGGGCTGGTCGCGCAGTTCGACGCCCGCGCCCATGGCGCCGCCGGTATCGAAGCGGGGGATGCGCAGATCGTCGTCCGCGCCGTGGTCCCTGCGCGCGGTGTCGCTACCGCCGGCATCGGCCAGCACGATGTCCGGCGGATACTGCGCCGACTCGTCCAGCAATTGCTCGAGTGACAGCCCCAATCCGGCCGCCAGGCGGGCCGCGTACTTGGAGCGTTCGCTGTCGCGCCCCTCGAGCGCGGCGATGGTGCCCACGCCGACGCCCGTGCGCGCTTCCAGCTGTTCCAGGGTAAGACCGAGAGCGGCGCGGTAGCGCCTGATTTGTTTTCCGAGAGCCATGGTGTCAACGCTAAACAGTTGTGGAAAATTGTGCAACAACAAGTGTTGAAAACAGGATTATACATTTGTAGAATCTTACCCATGGATTACCCAAAACGTGTGCTGTTATCAGACGGAAGCGTGGGTAGCGTATCGCTACCAAAGGGCTTCTCCCCCTCATCCATCCGGACCGCCGCAACGGCGCTCCGCAACACCGGCGCCCGGGCGGCGCCACCCCGGCAGCGTCCACCAGCGACGGACACCGGCATCGAACTCAACGGCAAGGAGCGGCAAATGAATCAGGCAGGAAACATGGCATTGCAGGCACCGCAGGGCTGGGTCGCGGCGGCATCGCAGGCGGGCGCCGCCGTCGCGCGCTCCTTCGCGTCGCGGCCGGCGGAACGCGCCGGCCGGCCGCAGGCGGCGCAGGGCCAGAACCAGAAGGGGCAGAGCATGACGCGGGAAGAATCGGATCAGGTCGAAGCGCTGATCATGGAGTGGTACCACTGGAGCCGCGGCTACCGGCCCGCGCTGGGCGTTGGCCGGGTCTCGGCGTTCGCGCGCGGCATGACGGCCAACGAGGCCTATGACGATGAAGACGTCGACACCCGCCTGGCCGCGGCGCGCGGCGAGCAGACCGAGTTGTGTATCGACGAGCTGCCGTGGCAGCAGCGTTCGGCGATCGGCGTGCACGCCGGCAACCGCGCGGCCGGCGCCCGCGTCTTCAGCAACCCGCGCCTGACGCCCGAGCAGCAGCACGCCGCGTATCAGGAAGCCAAGGTCGCACTGCTGCCGGCATTGCGCCGGCGCGGGCTGGTGACGGCGCCGCAACTGCGACACGCCGATCGCGCAAAAGCTTGCGGCGCGCGGGCCACGTCCGCATAATTGAGTCGTCGGGCCAAGTTGCGCCCGAAGAGAATCTGAACGTACCGACCAAGCCCCTCGGCAATTGCCGCGGGGCTTTTTCATGGCCGCTCCGGATTCCCGGAAACGCCGATGTTGCCCGCCCCTGGCGGGCTTTTTTTTTGGAGTCTGCAATGGCAGGTACTACCGTTTCGCAATTCGTTCAAACCCAGGGCACCCAGTTGGAAGTGTCGACCACGGCCACCGAAGACCTGGGCGCCGCCGGCCTGAGCTACGCCGATCTGGCCATCACCATCAAGGACCCGAACTTCCAGGGCGGCCAGACCACCGAGATCGACGTCACCGTGCTCAAGTCCACCGCCAAGGAATACGCCCTGGGCCTGGACGACAGCGGCACCTTCAGCATGGCCGGCAACTGGAAGGCCGGCGATCCCGCCCAGAAGGCGCTGGTGGCCGCGCGCAGCGACAAGAAGACCCGCGCCTTCCGCGTGACCTTCGCCGACGGCGCCAAGTTCGAGTTCCTCGGCCTGGTGACGCAATACCAGTGGCAAGGCCAGCTGGACAACGTCGTGTCCGCCACGTTCAACGTGCGCGTCACCGGCGCCGTCAAGCTGACCGACGCGCCCGCCAACGGGGGCTGAACGCCATGACGGACACGTCGATCAATTCCTCTGCCCGCGCCGCGGGCCTGCGCGGCCTGGCGGTCGATCCGCTGGCCGGCTTCGCCCATGAAACCGTGACCGTGCCGCAATGGCAGGACGCGCGCGTCATCGTGCGCGCGCCCAGCGCCGGCGACCACCTGTTCCACATCCGCGCGATCTGGGCGGCCGCGGGCGTGGTGCCGGGCGAGGACAACGAGGTGGTGCGCGCCAAGCTGGACGCGCCGGGCGTGGACTACACCCACGCCTCGGCCAGCCTGCTGGTGCGCACGCTGTTCGAGCAGACCGAGCAGGGGCCGCGGCGCGTCTTCGGCGACGAGGACGTCGCCGTGGTGGCCGCGGCCTACGGGCTGGCGCACGCCACGCTGGTGGCCAAGGCGATCGAGCTGGGCAACCTCGGGGAGGGCGCGCCGGAGCGCGCAAAAAAGCCCTCCAGGAAACGCCAGACCTCCGTTTCCTGATGGTCCTGGCGCTTCGACTGGGGCGCACGCTGGGCGAGTTGATGGACACCATCGACACCCGTGAAGTGTCGCTGTGGCGCGAGTGGGACCGCACGTCTCCGTTGGGAGACGAACGGGCCGACGTGCTCACGGCCAGCCTGGCCGCCACGGTGGCGCAGGCGGCGGGCGCCAAGTTGCGCGCCACCGACATGCTGGTGCGCTGGGGCGCGCAAGACGAGGAACCTCCCGCCGAGGCGGGGGCGGACGTGTTGAAGGCGTTCCTGATGTCGAAGGTCAAGAAGGGGTCTTGACGACGTGTCCGGCCCGCGCAAGCGGGCCGGAAGCGGATCTATGAGAGGTATAGGACCATGGCAAACAACAACAACGCCGCGAACATCGAGGCGGAAAACAGGGCGCTCAGACAGAACACCGTCGAGCTCAATCGCAATGCGTCGGCCCGGCGGGCGTGGGAAAGCGCCGTTGCGAGGGCCGCGACCACGTGCCAGAAAAGCAACGACACCACTGATAAGGGCACCGACGGCAAGAAAAAGTCGACGGACGCGCTGAACAAGCATGCCCAGGCGATCCGGTCGGAAGCGGTCGAGCAGGCGCTGGCGGAAATGAAAAGGACCGGCGGGATGCTGGGCCGGACATCCGAAACCGCGAAGATGGAGTACGAAACCGAAACCGGCCGGTTCGCGAACGAGAGTCCCAACGACAAATACCGCCTGACGACCGCCGCGTGGGATCTCGACAGGCTGCGCGACCAGACGAAGATGCGCGCCTACATCGAGAATCTCGAGGATCCCGATGCCGAATCCAGGCGGGAAAAGGCCCAGAAGCAATGGGCGCTCGATGACGCGTTGCGGGACGGCACGCTGAGCCAGGACAAGTACGACAAGGGGCGGCGCGATCTCGGGCTCGTCGAGAAGGACGGCGACTTCATGGCGAAGGTGAACGACAAGCTGCTCGAGTCCGCGCGCAACGGGGCGGGCAAGATCCAGGACATCCTGGGCACCAAGATGTATGACTTCGTCTCCGAGAAATTCGACAAGATGGGGCTGTCGTTCCTGGACAACGTGGCCAAGATGGTGACATCCGCGGCCTCCGCCCAGCTCATGGAGACGTTGCTGGGCAAGGAATTCATGTCGGGTTCGGGCGGCCTGGGCGGCTGGATCGGCAAGGCGGGGGGCCTCATTGCCGGCCTGTTCGGCTCGGGGGGCGCCAGCAGCGCCGGCAGCGCCATCGTGCCGTCGGTGGCCGAGGCGTTTCCCGTGTTCGCCAAAGGCGGCGCCTTCACCAACGGCATGGTCTCCAGCCCCGTCGCGTTCCCCATGGGCGTCATGGGCGAAGCCGGTCCCGAGGCCATCATGCCGCTGCATCGCGGCGCCGACGGTTCGCTCGGCATCCGCGCGGCCTTCCCGAACGTGGGCGGCGACGGCGGCCAGACGGCCGGCGGGGTGTCCGTCAACGTCTACGTGCAGGACGGCAACGTCAGTTCCTCGACCGAGTCGGGCGAGGGTGGCTGGAAGCAGTTCGGCCAGCAGATCGGCGAATACGTCACGCAACTGGTCGACCGCCGCATGACGCAATCGTATCGTCAGGGCGGTCTGGCCTGGCAAGCCAACAACAACCGTTTAGCGGGGGCATGACCATGGCAGTCGAGATCTTCAACTGGTCGCCGCGCATCAATCCGCAGGGGCGAACCAAGTTCCGCGTGTTGAGCGCGCAATTCGGCGACGGCTACGGCCAGACCGCGGCCGATGGCATCAACAACAAAGTGGCCACCTGGCCCCTGCAGTTCTCGGGCTCGGCGGGGCAGATCGGGCCGATCGTGGCATTCCTGGACCGGCACCAGGGCTATCGCGGATTCCAATGGCAGCCGCCGTTGGGCGAGCCCGGGTACTACACCGCGGCCGATTACGACCTGACCGCAATGGGCGGCGAGATGTACTCGCTGGCCGTGACCTTCCAACAAGTCTTCAGGCCCTGACATCCATGGCGACGATACAACCTATCAACGTCGGCAAGACCGACAACGACAAGACGGGCGACCCGCTGCGCCTGGCGATGCAGAAGGTCAACGAGAACTTCACCGAGGTGCGGTCGGATCTGGCGGGCAGGTGGGACGCATCGTCTCTGGGCTCGGCCGTGGATCTGAACACCCTCACGGCCCCGGGGCGGTACCACCAGAACACCAACGCCAATGCCCAGACGGGCAGCAATTACCCGATTGCCCTGGCTGGCCTGCTGGAAGTGGCCGCCTCCGCGGACGGCCTGTTCGTCTATCAGGAGTACACGCAGTATCGATCCGGCGCATATTCGCGCCGCTTCTGGCGGTCATTCTATGGCGGCGTCTGGGCGAGCTGGCAGGAGCTGCCCGCGCTGTCGCAGAAGGGCGCGGCCAACGGCCTTGCCACCCTGGATGCGAACGGCAAAGTGCCCGCCGCGCAACTGCCGGCGGCGTTCTCGACCGTGCTGCCAACCGCGGCGCACGACCTGAACGATTACGTCACGCCGGGATCGTTCTACCAAGCGGCCATTGCCGGCGCCACGGCGGGGACCAACTATCCGGCTGCCAACGTCGGCTTCCTGGAAGTCACGGCCACCGGCACGCCGGTGGTGCAGGTCTACACCACGCGCACCAACGTGGCGGCCGCCATGCAGCGCTTCTGGCGCGTGCGGGTGGCGTCCGCAACCTGGTCGGCCTGGAAAGAGCTTGCCGACGTCTCCAGCGTGGTGTCTTACGCGGGCTCGATGCCCGCCGGCCAGGACCTGAACGGGTATACGCAGCGCGGGCTGTGGGCGGTGGCGACTTCCGCGATCGCGGCGGGAGGAACGAATTTTCCCATCGGGCAGTCGGGCTACCTGCTGGTCATGTCGGCGGCGCAGCTGGGCGGCATCACCGTCACCTCCGGCGTATGCCAGGTCTACTACGCTGGCAACGGCAACAAGGTCTACAACCGCTCGTTGATCACGGGGACATGGTCGCCCTGGGTGGCCAGTGTCGATTCCGCGCAACTGGCGGCGCCGGGCGGCATCGCGACCTTGGACAATGCGGGCAAAGTGCCGCAGGGCCAGATCCCCGGCGTGAATGCGCGGCCGCTGGGCGCCGCCGACGACCTGAACGCCTATGCGACGCCTGGCGACTATAGCCAGAACACGAATGCGGCCGCCGCCGCGGGGACGAACTATCCCGCGCCGCTGGCGGGACTGCTGTCGGTCAGGTTCGGCACCGGCAGCAATAACGCGGTGTACCAGGAATACACGACCTATACGCTGGCGAATCCACGCAAGTTCATTCGCAACCGTTTCCAGAGCGCCGGCGTCGCGACCTGGGGCGCCTGGTTCGAACAGGCCCGCGTGGACCAGGCGATGACCCACGTCTACCTGGCCGCGGGGACGGACGCCAACACCCTGGTGGCCGACAACACGTTCTACACCTGGAGCGCGGGCACGCCCATGTCGGCCGGTTCGAACTGGCCGCCCAGTGGCGCCTTCAATGCCGGTTACATGAACGTCTACTGGCTGTCGGCCGGCATCGTCTGCCAGGAATTGTCCGTGCTCTTTACCGGGCAGAAGCCGCGCACCTACGTCCGGCATGGCAATGCCGCCACCGACACCTGGCAGGCGTGGCGCGCCGTGGGCAGCTGGAGCAATGCGTTGCAGATGCCCACCGCGGATTGTGGCGACATCTATGTCGATGGCGCGGGGTGGCATCGCTGGAATGGCGCGGCCTACGCCAGGTTCGACCCCGCCATCGCGCAGGACCTGGCATTCGATTCGGCGAGCTGGAAAGTCCGCGGGGCGACCGGATTCGGGCCCAATGCGGGGGGTGTCATCCAGAGCACCTCCGGCACCGGCAACCTGAATGTGGCGCCGGGCACGGCGGCGGCGGGCAGCCGCGTGAACGTGTGGCAGGACGCGGGCGCCAACGCCAGCGTGCTGTCGCTCCAATGTTTTCCCTCGGGTGCCTACATCACCAGCGGGAGAACGGGCACCGGCGCCTACCAGCCGTTGATCTTCGAGGTCATCGGCTACGACTGCGGCCGCATCAACACCGCGGCCACCTGGGTGTTGGGGGCGGAGTACAACCGCAACTATCTGGTGCGCCAGGCCATCAATTTCGAAGGCGGCGGCAGCCGCTTCGGCACGCTGTACAGCCCGCAGGCGGACCACACCTCGGCCATCGTATTCACAAACGCCGCGGGCGGCCTGGTGGGCACGATCCAGACTTCGCCATCGGCGACGTCCTACAACACCACGTCGGACTACCGGGTGAAGTACGACATCGAGGACATGGACGGGGCCTGGGCCTTGCGATCGGTGCTGAAGATGCGGCCGCGCACGTTCAGGATGGTGATGGACGACAGCGCGCAGGACGGCTTCATCGCGCACGAATTGCAGGAGGTGGCGCCATTGGCCGTGTCCGGTGAAAAGGACGCCGTCATGGCCGACAGCCACGGCGGCGCGCCGCGCATGAAGCTGCAGGGGGTCGACAGTTCCAAGCTGGTTGCGCGCCTGGTGGGCGCCCTGCAGGAAATGAACCGGCGCATCGAAGACCTGGCAGGCCAGGTCGAACGCCTGCGCGGCGGGGACGGCTCGGCCGGCTCGACGTCGCGTTCGGCTACGGAGCAATGACAATGGGAATCTACTCAGACGTACAAAAACTGGAAGTGGGGGCGCTGGTCGAGCTGTTCGAACTGGATGCAACGGAAATCGGCGGACAGGTCCTGCGCTTTCACGGCTACACCCAGGTCGGTCCGATCTGGTGGCAAGGGCAGCAGTACGACCCCTGGGCCATCCGGGCCGAAGGCTTCGAGCAGGTGGGCGAAGGGCAACAACCCTCGCCCACGCTGTCGGTGGGCAATATCGGGCAGGACGAAAAAAGCCAGCCCGTCGTCGGCGTGATCTCCGCCCTGTGCATCCATCTGGACGATCTGGTGGGTGCGCGCGTGGCCGTGCGCCGCACGCTTGGCAAATACCT
The window above is part of the Achromobacter deleyi genome. Proteins encoded here:
- a CDS encoding cupin domain-containing protein; protein product: MPTDLSSQYVFLDATGDATPLAGGDAFWSQSHEDLERYGRGWLVSEYTCARDWPQWEMHPQADEIVRLMSGAAELHQEGPAGTQVARLRAGDAYVVPRGAWHTLKVVESCRILHITMGAGTQHRPV
- a CDS encoding Arm DNA-binding domain-containing protein; translation: MSKGFDGVRPASESSIEIGFFYQGRHCVERIRVKPTAANLKRAAERRTAILAAIARGDFDYAAEFPKRTAATPSAKDET
- a CDS encoding ureidoglycolate lyase produces the protein MTSVAALPVYDLTADAFASYGWMLGKPIPQGNGVPLFSNAATDFWQEHVFNTGAGGDAEVLWVNYRSASPEVASLEKHLLTQQAIVPLTGAIIQVVARSAADGSPDLATLAAFRVDPGQGVCMRPGCWHATRVADAEVTCLMLTRRSTTLDLIQHLTTDACASESAITPIAPRQLQALHLPD
- a CDS encoding DUF1254 domain-containing protein — its product is MRIRPAGARSTRYVRGLLVLTLCTGAAGCSFTSSDAATGAQYVGIDGVSAPEARRIAKEAYVYGYPMVASYQAMYAASIDRGNPHYQGPFNTLGRAEPAPDDAPQFSAVLDLRAEPVVISVPPMEARRYHALRLTDLYSYNFAYIGSRATGNGGGRYLVTGPRWNGAAPKGMATVIRAETELVSLAGRIQRFSASDQANVKRIEAGYRIQTLSAYLKKAPPTPATVEWLAPESPAQMRTSLEYYNQLGFLLQFAPVAHSEKTLRKRLDSMRIRPDAPAVTDRSNPRLRQVMQEGMHDGQNEIDKRRLALDGKADTLFGDRRTLGNDYLARATGAQVGLGTDSREESITAVLATDAAGQPLDGAQPYTLRFAPRALPPVNAFWSVTLQRPAGATQAPHAARRTLVDSSMLPALKRDRDGGLTLHIQPQTPGKGGEANWLPAPAGPFTITLRYYWPKPALLDGSWQSPQPQRVGL
- a CDS encoding XRE family transcriptional regulator, which translates into the protein MALGKQIRRYRAALGLTLEQLEARTGVGVGTIAALEGRDSERSKYAARLAAGLGLSLEQLLDESAQYPPDIVLADAGGSDTARRDHGADDDLRIPRFDTGGAMGAGVELRDQPGVIQSLRVSQEWLHKNLRHYTTAANLCVVTGFGDSMRPMYNPGDPLLVDLGVVKAEVDGVFFFRVGNEGFIKRLQRIPSAQGLLIRAKSENTKYDAWDITEDMDLQIFGRVLKVWRSEDL
- a CDS encoding phage tail tube protein — translated: MAGTTVSQFVQTQGTQLEVSTTATEDLGAAGLSYADLAITIKDPNFQGGQTTEIDVTVLKSTAKEYALGLDDSGTFSMAGNWKAGDPAQKALVAARSDKKTRAFRVTFADGAKFEFLGLVTQYQWQGQLDNVVSATFNVRVTGAVKLTDAPANGG
- a CDS encoding phage tail assembly chaperone, translating into MTDTSINSSARAAGLRGLAVDPLAGFAHETVTVPQWQDARVIVRAPSAGDHLFHIRAIWAAAGVVPGEDNEVVRAKLDAPGVDYTHASASLLVRTLFEQTEQGPRRVFGDEDVAVVAAAYGLAHATLVAKAIELGNLGEGAPERAKKPSRKRQTSVS
- a CDS encoding phage tail assembly protein T; this encodes MVLALRLGRTLGELMDTIDTREVSLWREWDRTSPLGDERADVLTASLAATVAQAAGAKLRATDMLVRWGAQDEEPPAEAGADVLKAFLMSKVKKGS
- a CDS encoding phage tail tape measure protein, which codes for MANNNNAANIEAENRALRQNTVELNRNASARRAWESAVARAATTCQKSNDTTDKGTDGKKKSTDALNKHAQAIRSEAVEQALAEMKRTGGMLGRTSETAKMEYETETGRFANESPNDKYRLTTAAWDLDRLRDQTKMRAYIENLEDPDAESRREKAQKQWALDDALRDGTLSQDKYDKGRRDLGLVEKDGDFMAKVNDKLLESARNGAGKIQDILGTKMYDFVSEKFDKMGLSFLDNVAKMVTSAASAQLMETLLGKEFMSGSGGLGGWIGKAGGLIAGLFGSGGASSAGSAIVPSVAEAFPVFAKGGAFTNGMVSSPVAFPMGVMGEAGPEAIMPLHRGADGSLGIRAAFPNVGGDGGQTAGGVSVNVYVQDGNVSSSTESGEGGWKQFGQQIGEYVTQLVDRRMTQSYRQGGLAWQANNNRLAGA
- a CDS encoding phage tail protein → MAVEIFNWSPRINPQGRTKFRVLSAQFGDGYGQTAADGINNKVATWPLQFSGSAGQIGPIVAFLDRHQGYRGFQWQPPLGEPGYYTAADYDLTAMGGEMYSLAVTFQQVFRP
- a CDS encoding pyocin knob domain-containing S74 family peptidase, whose protein sequence is MATIQPINVGKTDNDKTGDPLRLAMQKVNENFTEVRSDLAGRWDASSLGSAVDLNTLTAPGRYHQNTNANAQTGSNYPIALAGLLEVAASADGLFVYQEYTQYRSGAYSRRFWRSFYGGVWASWQELPALSQKGAANGLATLDANGKVPAAQLPAAFSTVLPTAAHDLNDYVTPGSFYQAAIAGATAGTNYPAANVGFLEVTATGTPVVQVYTTRTNVAAAMQRFWRVRVASATWSAWKELADVSSVVSYAGSMPAGQDLNGYTQRGLWAVATSAIAAGGTNFPIGQSGYLLVMSAAQLGGITVTSGVCQVYYAGNGNKVYNRSLITGTWSPWVASVDSAQLAAPGGIATLDNAGKVPQGQIPGVNARPLGAADDLNAYATPGDYSQNTNAAAAAGTNYPAPLAGLLSVRFGTGSNNAVYQEYTTYTLANPRKFIRNRFQSAGVATWGAWFEQARVDQAMTHVYLAAGTDANTLVADNTFYTWSAGTPMSAGSNWPPSGAFNAGYMNVYWLSAGIVCQELSVLFTGQKPRTYVRHGNAATDTWQAWRAVGSWSNALQMPTADCGDIYVDGAGWHRWNGAAYARFDPAIAQDLAFDSASWKVRGATGFGPNAGGVIQSTSGTGNLNVAPGTAAAGSRVNVWQDAGANASVLSLQCFPSGAYITSGRTGTGAYQPLIFEVIGYDCGRINTAATWVLGAEYNRNYLVRQAINFEGGGSRFGTLYSPQADHTSAIVFTNAAGGLVGTIQTSPSATSYNTTSDYRVKYDIEDMDGAWALRSVLKMRPRTFRMVMDDSAQDGFIAHELQEVAPLAVSGEKDAVMADSHGGAPRMKLQGVDSSKLVARLVGALQEMNRRIEDLAGQVERLRGGDGSAGSTSRSATEQ